One region of Turicibacter bilis genomic DNA includes:
- a CDS encoding EAL domain-containing protein: MRLIGKLMIGFIISIGLIQPISFKVQAQDDKVKIGLYETSPYYDIDESGNIKGYYHDLLLLIQEVLPFSYEYVITDFSDGLQQLKEGQIDLMFGISLVSDRLNQMNYSQRSIGEEVFGFYTNPLSGMTSIEHLNGKTIGLIEGSHSTETILDLFSVMGISVEPYLVKSWKELEQSFESGKVDVIPHYSQLDRPGYDKIYEMTGDQVFIVTSNEQKSLIYQLDDALATLYTREDHPIEHLYASYFSETEEVNAQVLRCLAAWLLVLLLLVSPFLIVIWKRFKIKQKIRLNMKKERYLLQYQPIVHLNSEKIRGFEGLLRLYNDQKQLIPPFQFIPEIEENGMLLEISLWILKKAIQDYDEIKAYDCVKNREFYISINVSLSEIENRRFIRQAQKILQQSNLGPNKICLEIIERVKVNQMPRVAKNLALLKQAGFKIAMDDFGAEYSNLDLLLSLDTNIIKVDKFLIEGIEEDPVKNEMIEFIFRVSQIKNKMVVLEGVETKTQIQAIQQHHYDFIHVQGYYYYKPLFKQEIKLIDI; this comes from the coding sequence AGTACAAGCGCAAGATGATAAAGTGAAAATCGGTCTTTACGAGACGAGTCCATATTATGATATCGATGAGTCAGGAAATATAAAGGGGTATTATCACGATTTACTACTATTGATTCAAGAGGTCCTACCTTTTAGTTATGAGTATGTTATCACAGATTTTTCAGATGGATTACAGCAGCTAAAAGAGGGACAAATCGATTTGATGTTTGGTATTTCTTTAGTTTCTGATCGATTGAACCAAATGAATTATAGTCAACGATCGATTGGAGAGGAAGTATTTGGTTTTTACACGAATCCTTTATCCGGCATGACGTCTATCGAGCATTTAAATGGGAAAACGATTGGGTTAATTGAAGGTAGCCATAGTACAGAGACCATTTTAGATCTTTTTTCAGTCATGGGAATCAGTGTTGAACCTTATTTAGTTAAAAGTTGGAAAGAACTTGAACAATCATTTGAATCAGGTAAAGTGGATGTTATTCCACATTATAGCCAATTAGATAGACCCGGATATGATAAAATTTATGAAATGACAGGTGATCAAGTCTTTATCGTGACAAGTAATGAACAAAAATCATTAATCTATCAACTAGATGATGCCCTCGCGACACTTTATACGAGGGAAGATCATCCAATCGAACACCTGTATGCTAGTTATTTTAGTGAAACCGAAGAGGTTAACGCTCAGGTGTTGCGATGTTTAGCAGCATGGTTGTTAGTTTTATTACTTTTAGTTAGTCCGTTTTTAATTGTTATATGGAAAAGATTTAAGATTAAACAAAAAATTCGATTGAATATGAAAAAAGAACGTTATCTTTTACAATACCAACCGATTGTTCATCTAAACAGTGAGAAAATTCGGGGATTTGAGGGCTTATTAAGGTTGTATAATGATCAAAAGCAACTGATTCCTCCTTTTCAGTTTATTCCAGAAATCGAAGAAAACGGGATGCTTTTAGAGATATCTCTTTGGATTTTAAAAAAAGCTATTCAAGATTATGATGAAATTAAAGCGTATGATTGTGTAAAAAATCGTGAGTTTTATATTTCCATTAATGTTTCCTTAAGTGAAATTGAAAATCGTCGTTTTATTCGTCAAGCTCAAAAAATATTACAGCAATCGAATTTAGGACCAAATAAAATTTGTTTAGAGATCATTGAGCGGGTCAAAGTGAATCAAATGCCTAGAGTCGCTAAGAATTTGGCACTATTAAAGCAGGCAGGATTTAAAATTGCGATGGATGATTTCGGTGCTGAATATTCAAATCTTGATTTATTATTAAGCCTAGATACCAATATTATCAAAGTAGATAAATTTTTAATCGAGGGAATTGAAGAAGACCCTGTTAAGAATGAGATGATTGAATTTATCTTTAGGGTTTCACAAATAAAAAATAAAATGGTTGTGCTAGAAGGGGTAGAGACTAAAACACAGATTCAAGCGATTCAACAACATCATTATGACTTTATTCATGTTCAGGGCTATTATTATTACAAGCCCTTATTTAAACAGGAAATTAAATTAATTGATATCTAA
- a CDS encoding GGDEF domain-containing protein, translated as MKKIKDIFRRYMLIVLSVSGGFLILIYSMFEFYVMMNQQRGLLDHLILQTTSVLDERHNELEEFEELIKQDYLIRARAFEEMVFENPDIIENQEKLVSIANTLSVDALEVVSEEGIIIGSSVENRLGFDFHTSSQAREFLFLIDSTDETASYVQEMQKNTVDQEESSYIGVKCRAHCGFIQISIGPEGLKGYWNQASIRTVLSRLPMIEGHLLFALNSHTGDLIGHSAAYEGNSVSFKDQLESLKSSTDGKWLKIGNDTYYLVTQAYDDLLLIAASSSQIIYSKIAWLIGFMTLITLLLVILVIKLINYLINKKLIQDIEQILQTLNEFKKGEFDIEIGEVSSYELSQIANSINQSVKMIKTFNYKLIHIIDVTKLPIVLFEYIGNLNQIFITENTCDILNLDQESFNEIKGDCQKFRAFLSTLKQNPLESHQDIYELPNSKYVKITMFDDANEWYGVIQDVTPTILERQNMMCELDESRRLARTDYLTGLLNKLAVYEMVSTYLATNQVGILLLFDLDNFKVINDTKGHMEGDYVLQLFAKAIKSEFREKDIVGRLGGDEFVVFLPSNMTKQHLETKLTQLIERIRKTFKLYYESCGLSISIGSAKVTSEINTFNQLYVAADQRLYIAKKNGKDKFYID; from the coding sequence ATGAAAAAAATAAAGGATATTTTTCGAAGATATATGTTAATTGTGTTATCCGTTAGTGGAGGATTTCTAATTTTAATTTATAGTATGTTTGAATTTTATGTGATGATGAACCAACAACGAGGCCTGTTAGACCATTTGATTTTACAAACGACATCCGTATTAGATGAAAGACACAACGAATTAGAAGAATTTGAAGAACTAATAAAACAAGATTATTTAATTAGAGCGCGGGCCTTTGAAGAAATGGTATTTGAAAATCCGGATATTATTGAAAATCAAGAAAAATTAGTTTCTATTGCTAATACGCTTTCGGTAGATGCGCTTGAAGTCGTTAGTGAAGAGGGGATTATTATAGGCTCTTCCGTCGAGAATCGGTTAGGATTTGATTTCCATACCTCTTCACAGGCGCGTGAATTTCTCTTTTTAATTGATTCAACTGATGAAACTGCAAGTTACGTTCAAGAGATGCAAAAAAATACAGTTGATCAAGAAGAGAGCAGTTATATTGGGGTTAAATGTCGAGCTCATTGTGGTTTTATTCAAATTTCAATTGGTCCAGAGGGGTTAAAAGGCTATTGGAATCAGGCATCCATTAGGACTGTTTTAAGTAGATTACCTATGATAGAAGGTCATTTATTGTTTGCATTAAATAGTCATACGGGTGATTTAATTGGTCATTCAGCTGCTTATGAGGGCAATTCAGTTAGTTTTAAAGATCAACTAGAGTCATTGAAATCTTCCACTGATGGAAAATGGTTAAAAATTGGAAATGATACTTATTATTTAGTCACTCAAGCCTATGATGATTTACTTCTTATTGCCGCTAGTAGTAGTCAAATCATTTATAGTAAAATCGCTTGGTTAATAGGATTTATGACTTTGATTACTTTGTTATTGGTCATTTTAGTTATCAAACTGATCAATTATCTAATTAATAAAAAATTGATTCAAGATATTGAACAAATTTTACAAACGTTAAATGAATTCAAAAAGGGTGAGTTTGATATTGAAATAGGAGAGGTGAGTAGTTATGAATTATCACAGATAGCAAATTCTATTAATCAAAGTGTTAAGATGATTAAGACATTTAACTATAAATTAATTCATATTATTGATGTCACTAAATTACCAATCGTTTTATTTGAATACATTGGAAACTTAAACCAAATTTTTATTACAGAAAACACGTGTGATATCTTAAACTTGGATCAGGAATCCTTTAATGAAATCAAAGGTGATTGTCAGAAATTTAGAGCATTTTTATCGACTTTAAAACAAAATCCTTTAGAATCGCACCAAGATATTTATGAATTACCCAATTCTAAATACGTTAAAATAACAATGTTTGATGATGCAAATGAATGGTATGGTGTCATTCAGGATGTAACACCAACGATTTTAGAACGCCAGAATATGATGTGTGAATTAGATGAATCTAGACGGTTGGCACGAACCGATTATTTAACGGGATTGCTTAATAAACTAGCAGTTTATGAAATGGTCAGCACTTATTTAGCAACTAATCAAGTAGGGATTTTATTATTATTTGATTTAGATAATTTTAAAGTGATTAACGACACCAAAGGTCATATGGAAGGTGATTATGTCCTGCAATTATTTGCTAAAGCGATTAAATCGGAATTTAGGGAAAAAGATATCGTTGGGCGATTAGGAGGGGATGAATTTGTTGTATTTTTACCAAGTAATATGACAAAACAACACCTTGAAACGAAATTAACACAATTAATTGAACGTATTCGAAAGACATTTAAACTGTATTATGAAAGCTGTGGTCTTTCAATTAGTATAGGAAGTGCCAAAGTGACTAGTGAAATTAATACTTTTAATCAATTATATGTAGCTGCCGATCAACGACTTTATATTGCTAAAAAGAACGGAAAAGATAAGTTTTATATTGATTAA
- a CDS encoding EAL domain-containing protein, with translation MKKKIIGCLIGSFFIFLHSVKAQEVDLVKIGVYEYEPYCMVNEEGEMEGYYYDLMKLFEDELSFDYEFIVLPLSEGMNQLVSGDLDLMLGISMNNQFKDQFIFNHNWTNKEIFGLFSLEEVSLNQLKERKDLKLGLVRGDSNANKVLEILKANQIEVTVYYEKDYHTLVKKLEEKEIDLYVDNLIKASDYYLVYEFNGQDVYIAGNENSELIIEEIDRVIEEFMKQGEYPITLLLEEYFGNSIEGDDYWNEIIVGFALFTPLLVISPSLKRKFMRNQIKKDLMARRYFLEYQPIYHPKTNQIIGFESLLRLRGKNQQMISPMKMMSNIEKYGMSSYVSFWIIDQVIKDYHMLKTCRCVREQPFYISVNCLFDDIENQQFVKGVIKKLNQSNLGMNKICLELVERLKLDDLETIMNHIQLLKHAGFIISMDEFGKEYANLDLLHQLDVDIIKIDKLFIEGIGIDSLKEEVVLLIYKLALIKNQSVILDGVEHSVQHQIISQIKNEKLYVQGNYYNKPLSIEQIFDL, from the coding sequence ATTAAAAAGAAAATCATAGGATGTTTAATTGGTAGTTTTTTCATTTTTTTACATTCTGTTAAAGCACAAGAGGTTGATCTTGTTAAAATAGGCGTTTATGAGTATGAGCCATACTGTATGGTGAACGAAGAAGGAGAGATGGAAGGATATTATTATGATTTAATGAAGTTATTCGAAGATGAGTTATCATTCGATTATGAATTCATTGTCTTACCGTTATCGGAAGGCATGAATCAATTAGTTTCTGGCGATCTTGATTTAATGTTAGGGATTTCAATGAATAACCAATTCAAAGACCAATTTATTTTTAATCATAATTGGACGAATAAGGAGATTTTTGGATTATTTAGTCTTGAGGAAGTAAGTCTTAACCAACTAAAAGAACGAAAAGATTTGAAACTAGGATTAGTGAGAGGAGATTCTAATGCAAACAAGGTGTTAGAGATTTTAAAAGCTAATCAAATTGAAGTCACTGTCTATTATGAAAAAGATTACCACACATTAGTTAAGAAATTAGAAGAAAAAGAAATCGATTTATATGTCGATAACCTGATAAAAGCTTCTGATTATTATTTGGTTTATGAATTTAATGGACAAGATGTATATATTGCAGGAAATGAAAATAGTGAGTTGATTATCGAGGAGATTGATCGGGTTATTGAGGAATTCATGAAACAAGGAGAATATCCGATTACATTATTATTAGAAGAATATTTTGGTAATTCAATAGAAGGGGATGATTATTGGAATGAAATCATCGTAGGTTTCGCTTTATTTACACCTTTATTAGTGATTTCCCCGTCGTTAAAACGAAAGTTTATGAGAAATCAAATAAAAAAAGATTTAATGGCACGTCGATATTTTCTTGAGTATCAACCCATTTATCATCCAAAAACTAATCAAATCATAGGATTTGAAAGTTTATTGAGGTTACGCGGTAAAAATCAACAGATGATTTCACCTATGAAAATGATGTCTAACATAGAGAAATACGGAATGTCATCTTATGTTTCTTTTTGGATTATTGATCAGGTAATTAAAGATTATCATATGTTAAAAACCTGCCGTTGTGTAAGAGAGCAACCATTTTATATTTCAGTTAATTGCTTATTTGATGATATTGAAAATCAACAATTTGTAAAAGGCGTTATTAAAAAGTTAAATCAATCTAACTTAGGAATGAATAAAATATGTTTAGAATTAGTCGAACGATTGAAATTGGATGATTTAGAAACGATTATGAATCATATTCAGCTATTAAAGCATGCTGGTTTTATCATATCAATGGATGAATTTGGAAAAGAATATGCTAACTTAGATCTTTTACATCAATTAGACGTGGATATCATTAAGATAGATAAACTTTTTATTGAAGGAATTGGGATTGATTCACTTAAAGAGGAAGTGGTCTTATTGATTTATAAACTCGCATTGATTAAAAATCAATCGGTCATCCTAGACGGTGTAGAACACTCGGTTCAGCATCAAATCATTTCTCAGATTAAAAATGAAAAGCTTTATGTTCAGGGGAATTATTATAATAAACCATTATCAATTGAGCAAATCTTTGATTTATAA